The stretch of DNA GACACCAGGACCGCGTCGCCCGGGGTGAGCCCCATCCCCTCGACAGCGGTCGCGATCGGGGCGGCCAGGTCGGCGCCGAGCGTCGCCTGGTGCGTCACGGCCGCCAGGTGCACGGCGCGCAGCCCGAGCACGACCTGCAGCCGTTCGGCGAGCGCGACGGTCTCGTCCTGGAAGGGGTCCACGACGTCGATCCGGACGAGACCGGCGCGGCGCGCCTCGGCGACCAGCCGGCTGACCGTGGGGCGCGAGACCCCGAGGCGCGAGGCGATCTCGACCTGGGTGGCGTCCTCGAGGTAGTACATCCGGGCCGCCTGGTAGACGGTGTCCAGCGGGAAACGGGCCCGCGACCCCTCGGCGCCGGTGGTGCTCTCGGAGGACATGCTCGCTGGACCCTTCGGATCGGTCGGACACTCGGATCGTAGTCCGACCGAGGGTCACCGGATCGTGAACCCGCCGTCCACGCGGAGGTCGGCACCGTTCACCATCGCGGCACCGTCGCTCGCCAGGAACAGCACCGCGGCGGCGATCTCGGCGGGGGTCGCGAAGCGGCCGGTCGGGATCTCGTCCTGGTGCCGGATGCCCGCCTCGTTCGCCCAGGCCGCACGACCCAGGTCGGTGAGCACGACCGTCGGCGAGACGGTGTTGACCGTGACCCCGCGCCCACCCCACTCGAGCGCGAGCACGCGGGTCAGGCCGAGGACACCGGCCTTCGACGCACAGTAGGCGGCGTGCCGGTCGAGGCCGACGTGGGCCGCCTGCGACGCGATGTTCACGATGCGCCCGGTGCCGGCGGCGAGCATGTGCCGCCCGACCGCCTGCGCGAGCCGGAAGGTGCCCGTCAGGTTGACGTCGAGCGTCCGCGCCCACGCACCGGCGTCGAGGTCCTCGGCGGCGTCGAGCGCGACGATGCCCGCGCAGTTCACGAGCACCTCGATCGACCCCGCGGCGTCGACGACCTGCTGGACCGCCGCCGCGACGGAGCCGTCGTCGGTGACGTCGCACGCGAGCCCGAGGTGGTCCCCGGCGGCGACGGCGGGCAGTTCGGCGGCGGCAGCTGCCGAGGCGTCGGCCCGGACGTCGACGATGGCGACCCGGGCACCGCGGGAGGCGAAGGCCTTCGCGATCGCGTTCCCGATGCCGGACGCACCGCCCGTCACGACCGCTGTCCGGCCGGTCAGGTCGTTCGTCAGGTCGACGGTCCGGGGACCGGGCCGCAGGGCCGCGGCGAAGTCGGTGTCGTTGGCGGTTCCGGTGGCGGTGGCGCTGTCGACGGCGTCGGTCATGGTCGCTCCCTTGCGATGTGGGGTGGTGGTGTCGGAACGATAGCAGAAATTGTGTTCTGGACATCTGTTCCCAACCGTGTACAGTCATCGCCGAACCATCGGAACGGGCGCACCGCCCGGCTGACCAACGGAGGACCAGCACATGTCGACGACGACGACCGAGACCCCGGCGCAGGGCGACGCGCACCCCGACATCCCGAACACGATGCGTGCCGTCGTGGTCCACGGCCCGAGTGACTACCGGCTCGAGGAACGCCCGGTGCCGCAGCCCGGGCCGGGCGAACTGCTGCTCCGCACCGACGCCGTCGGCATCTGCGCGAGCGACCTGAAGTGCTACCACGGCGCGGCGAAGTTCTGGGGCGACGAGAACCGGCCGGCATGGGCGGAAGCCGACCGCATCCCCGGCCACGAGTTCGTGGGGACGATCGTCGCCGGTGACGACGCCGCACTCGCCAAGCGCGGTGTGACGCTCGGCGACCGGATCGCGTGCGAGCAGATCGTCCCGTGCTGGGAGTGCCGGTACTGCCTCGAGGGCGCCTACTGGATGTGCGCCGTCCACGACATGTTCGGGTTCAAGGGCTTCGACGGCGCCATGGCCGAGTACGTGCTCGTCCCGGCGAAGGCCCTCACCCACCCCGTCGACCGCGCGCTGCCCGGCCAGGTCGCCGCCTTCGCGGAGCCCCTGTCCTGCGCCTTCCACGCCGTCGAGCGCGGCGACATCAGGTTCGGCGACACCGTGGTGATCGCCGGCGCCGGCCCGATCGGCCTGTCCGCCATCGCCGGTGCCCGCCAGAAGAACCCGCTGCGGATCATCGCGCTCGACGTCGTCGACGACAAGCTCGCGCTCGCCCGCAAGGTCGGTGCAGACCTGACGATCAACATCGCGCAGGAGGACGCCGTCGCCCGGGTGAAGGAACTCACCGACGGCTACGGCGCCGACGTCTACATCGAGGCGACCGGGCACCCCTCCGCGGTGCCCCAGGGCCTGAACCTGCTCCGCAAGCTCGGCACGTTCGTCGAGTACTCGGTCTTCAAGGACGCCGTCTCGGTCGACTGGTCGATCATCTCCGACGACAAGGAGCTCGACGTCCGCGGCGCCCACCTCGGCCCGCACACCTGGCCGGCGGCGATCAAGCTGCTCGAGTCGGGCACCCTGCCGATGGACGAGATCTGCACGCACCAGTTCCCGCTCGAGGACTTCCAGCAGGCCCTCGACCTGGTGGGCGACTCCGCCGGGGCGTCGGTCAAGGTGTCGATCATCCCGTCGCTCTCGGCGCCCACCACGTCCGCCCCGACCGCGTCCGCTGCGCGGGCCTGAGCGCCGAGGAGTCCCGCGATGTCCACGACGACCGCGCGCACCACCACCGCGCCCACGACCACCGCCGCCCGCCCCGAGGGCCGACTCGACCGGATGGGCATCCCCCGTCCGCTCGCCCTCGGCTTCGTCGCCGTGCTCGTCTTCATGACCGGCAACGGCGTCGAGTCGAACTTCATCACGCCGCACATGGTCGCGGTCCTCGGCAGCCCCGAGGCCACCGTCGCCACGATCGTGACGTTCTACAGCCTCGCCGCGCTCATCGGCAGCTACGTCTCCGGCGCCCTCTCCGACCTGATCGGGCCGCGCCGGGTGATGATCCTCGGGTTCGCCGTCTGGGTGGTCTTCGAGGTGCTCTTCCTGCTGGCGCTGAACGTCGAGAGCGTGCCCTTCGCCGCCGTCGCCTACGCCCTGCGCGGCTTCGGCTACCCGCTGTTCGCGTTCGCCTTCCTGGTGTGGGTGAACATCACCACGCCGGTCGAGCGCAACGGTGCAGCGGTGGGGTGGTTCTACGTCGCCTTCACCGGTGGTCTGCCGACCCTCGGCTCCCTGTTCGCCATCGGGGCGATCCCGGTGTTCGGCGGCGGCACGGTCGGTGAGACGGGCGCGATGATCGCCTCGATCGGCCTCGTGGTCGCCGGGTTCCTGATCATGCTGTTCGGCGTCCGCCTGCCCAACGGGTTCTCGCGGATCGCGCCGGCCGGGGAGAGCGCCTGGCGGGTCCTGACGAGCGGCATCCGGCTCACCGCGACGCGACCGAAGATCCTGATGGGCTTCCTGGTCCGCCTGATCAACACCGCACCCGAGTTCGGCATGTTCGTCGTGCTGCCCGCCGTGATCGCGAACGACCGCGGCTGGGGCCAGAGCCGCTGGCTGCTCATGACCGTCTGCGTCTACGCGACGAACATCCTGGTGAACGCCCTGTTCGGCTGGGTCGGCGACCGCATCGGCTGGCAGCGCACCGTCAAGTGGTTCGGCATCGTCGGCTCCGCGACCGGGCTCGTGGCCTGGTGGTACGTGCCGCAGCTGGTGCCCGCCGGGTCGGACTGGGGCTACGTGCTCTCGGTCGTCGCCGGCTGCGTGTTCGGGTGCCTGCTCGCGGGCTTCGTCCCGATGGGCGCGATCATGCCGGCGCTCGCTCCGGAGCACAAGGGCGCCGCGATGGCGATGTACACCACGGCCGCTGGCGGCGCGGCGTTCCTCGGTACCGGCGTCGTCGCCGCGGTGTTCGCACTCGGCGGTGGCGGCCAGGCGGTCACGTGGACGTTCGTCGGCCTCTACGCCTGCGCGTTCGTGATGATCCACTTCCTCGACGTGCCGCAGGGGCGCCCGCACCGCGGCACCCGCTGACGCACGTCGACCCGACCACGGGCGGCGGTGGCCGTCCCACCGCCGCCCGGTCCCCCGACACGACCCGACCCGCGCACCCGACCGACGCACCCGGTCGTCCGACCCGATCCTGACCCCATCCACCGGACCCCGGTCCACCGCACGACAGGAACGAACCCCATGACCACCATCCACGACGACCCCGAGGACTTCGCCGAGGACCAGCTCGCCGGCTGGCTCGCCCTGTACGCCGACCGCGTCCGCGGCGTGCACGGCGGCGTCGTCGCACTCCCGACGGACGGCGCCGAGCGTCAGGTCGCCGTGATCGTCGGCGGCGGCTCCGGGCACTACCCCGCGTTCTGCGGAGTCGTGGGACCGGGCTTCGCCACCGGCGCCGTCGTCGGCAACGTCTTCACCTCGCCCTCGGCGGCGCAGGTCTACTCGGTCGCCAAGGCCGCCGACCAGGGCCGCGGCGTCGTGCTGTCCTTCGGCAACTACGCCGGTGACACCATGAACTTCGGGCTCGCCGCCGAGCGGCTCCGCGCCGAGGGCATCGACACCCGGATCGTCGTCGTGACCGACGACGTGGCGAGCGCGGACGAGGTCACGAAGCGTCGCGGCATCGCCGGCGACTTCTCGGTGTTCAAGGCGATGGGTGCCGCCGCGGCCGCCGGTGCGGACCTGGACGAGGTCGAGCGCGTCGGCACCGCCGCGAACGCCGCCACCCGCACGATCGGCGTCGCGTTCTCCGGCTGCACCATGCCCGGCGCCACCGAGCCGCTCTTCTCGGTCCCCGACCGCCACCTCGGGCTCGGCCTCGGCATCCACGGCGAACCCGGCATCCAGGACGTCCCGGTGCTGCCGGCCCGGGAGCTCGCCGCGCTGCTCGTCGAGCGTGTGCTGGCCGAACGACCCGAGGGCTCCGGACCGCGGGTCGCGCCGATCCTCAACGGCCTGGGCGACACGAAGTACGAGGAGCTCTTCCTGCTCTGGGGCCGGGTGCTGCCCCTCCTCGAGGACGCGGGGCTCGAGGTCGTCGAGCCCGAGGTCGGCGAGCTCGTCACGAGCCTCGACATGGGCGGGTGCTCGCTGACGCTGCAGTTCCTCGACGACGAGCTCGAACGGTACTGGCGCGCCGATGCCTACACGCCGGCGTACCGCAAGGTCGCCGCCCCGGTCGCCGCGCTCGTACCGGCCGCGGCCGTCACCGAGGCTGCCGCCGAGGCGACGGTCGTGCCGGAGGCGACCGGGGCCTCCCGGCGGGCCGCCGAGACCGCACGCGTCGCCGTCGAGGCGATGGACGTCCTGCTCCGCGAGCAGGAGGAGACGCTGGGCCGCATCGACGCGGTCGCCGGTGACGGCGACCACGGCCGCGGCATGGTGAAGGGCATCGGTGCGGCCCGTCGCGCCGTCGAGCAGACCGACCGGGAGGCCGGGGTCGCCTTCGTCCTCGGCCGTGCCGGTGAGGCGTGGGCCGCGTCGGCCGGCGGTACCTCCGGTGTGCTGTGGGGTGCGGCACTCGAGGCGTTCGGTCGCGCGCTCGGCGACGACACCGAGCACGTGGACGCGTCCGACGTCGTGGCGGCCGCCCAGGCCTTCGCGGACTCGATCGTCCACCTCGGTGGCGCGTCCCGTGGTGACAAGACCCTGCTCGACGCCCTGCTGCCGTTCGTCGACGAGCTGCGGTCCCGGGTCGACGAGGGCGCCGACACGGCGGAGGCGTGGCAGGCGGCGGCCGAGGTCGCGGTCGAGCAGGCGGCGGCCACGGCGGACCTGCGGCCGAGGGTCGGGCGTGCCCGGCCGCTGGCCGAGAAGAGCGTGGGGACGCCCGATGCGGGCGCCACCTCGATGGGGATGGTCCTCACGCGGATCGGCGAGGTGCTCGCCGTCCGCGCACGACGCGAAGGAGTGGACGCATGACGTACCGGTTGGTGGTGGGCTCGGACGACGCGGGCTTCGACTACAAGGAGGTCATCAAGCGTGACCTCGAGGCGGACGACCGCGTGGCGAGCGTCGTCGATGTCGGGGTGGACGCCGACGGCCACACGGCGTACCCGCACGTCGCCGTCGACGCGGCGCGGATGGTGGCCGACGGCGAGGCCGACCGGGCGATCCTGGTCTGCGGCACCGGGCTCGGCGTGGCGATCAGCGCGAACAAGGTCCCCGGCATCCGGGCGGTGACCGCGCACGACTCGTTCAGCGTCGAGCGCTCCGTGCTGTCGAACGACGCGCAGGTCCTCTGCATGGGGCAGCGCGTGATCGGGCTCGAGCTCGCACGGCGGCTGGCGAAGGAGTGGCTCGGGTACGAGTTCGACACGTCGAGCGCGAGCGCCGAGAAGGTCGCGGCGATCTGCGGCTACGACGGGTCGGTGCCGGTGGGCGTCGACGGCGCGGTGGCACCAGGCCGCTGAGTGCGCGGATCCCCAGCGCGCTGTCGGGTGCGCGACGTACGGTTCTCGCGCACCCGACGCGCCACGGTGACGCCGCCCGTGCACCCACCGCACCACCGAAGGGGACCCGATGAAGAAGTCAGCCTGGCTGCCCGCCGCGATCGCTCCGGTCGTCGTGGCCGGAGCGATCGCGGCACCCGTCATCGCGAACGCCGCCGCCGACCCGGTCGCCGGCACGGACCCGAGCGCGGCGGACGTGCTCGCGAGCATCGCTTCTTCGCGGGACGCGCAGTACTCGGGCACGCTCTCGCAGACGAGCGACCTCGGCCTGCCGGAACTCCCCTCGGGCAGCGGTGGGTCCTCGCTCGAGGGCGAGGCGTCCGACGTCCTCGGACTGCTCACCGCGTCGCACACCGCGCGCCTGTACGTCGGCGGGAAGGACGAACAGCGCTTCCAGCTGACGCAGCAGCTCGCCGAGCAGGACGTCGTCCGGAACGGGTCCGACGTGTGGACGTGGGACTCGGAGGAGCGCAAGGCCGTGCACCTCACGCTCCCCGCCGGTTCCGACGGTCCCACGGCCGGCGCGACCACGCCGGCGCAAGCTGCGGAGCGCGCGGTGGCGGCGATCACGCCGAGCACCCGGGTCTCCGCACCGACGATGGTCCGCGTCGCCGGTCACGACGCGTGGCAGGTCACCCTGACGCCGAGGTCCGACGACACGCTGGTCGGCAGCGTCCGGCTGGCGGTGGACCAGCAGACCGGGCTCCCGCTCCGCGTCACGGTGACGGCGGCCGGGCAGGACGACCCGGCGTTCCAGGTCGGCTTCACGAGCCTCGACTACGGCGCACCCGACGCCCGACTGTTCGACTTCACGCCGCCGGCCGGCGCGGACGTCACGACGAAGGACCTCTCCGAGGCGGGTCAGCACCGACCGAGCCAGCACGGGCAGTCACAGGGTGCCGGTGTGCGGCCGACGGTGACCGGGTCCGGCTGGGACAGCATCGTCGAGCTGCCGACCGGTGACTCCGACCGGACGACCCGGGACCCTGACGCATCGGCACTCCTCGACCAGCTGACGAAGCCGGTCGACGGCGGCCGGGCGCTGCAGACGTCGCTCGTCTCGGTGTACCTGACGGACGACGGCCGGGTGCTCGCCGGTGCCGTGCCGGTGTCCGCGCTGGTCGCCGCCGCGAAGTGATGGCAGCACCGCAGCCGGGCGAGGCAGCACGGCAGTCGGCCGACGCGGCGACGGAGCTCGCGGTCCGCACCGAGGGGCTCGTCAAGGTGTTCCGGAAGCAGCGGGCCGTCGACGGGATCGGCCTTGCCGTGCCGCGCGGGTCGGTCTTCGGGTTCCTCGGCCCGAACGGCTCGGGCAAGACCACGACGATCCGCATGCTCCTCGGACTGTCCTCGGCGACGAGTGGCACGATCGAGCTGCTCGGCCAGCCGGTGCCCGGTGCACTGCACGAGGTCCTCCCCCGCGTCGGCGCACTCGTCGAGGGCCCGGCCGCCTACCCGTACCTGTCCGGACGGGCGAACCTGCAGCGGTTCGACGCCGCCGACCCGAGCTCGGACCCGCGCACCCGTCGGGACCGCGTGGCAGCCGCCCTCGATCGCGTGGGGCTCACCCACGCTGCGGACAAGAAGGCACACGCCTACTCGCTCGGCATGAAGCAGCGCCTCGGGCTGGCGAACGCCCTGCTCGCGCCGCGCGAGCTGCTCGTGCTCGACGAACCCACGAACGGCCTCGACCCGCAGGGCACGCGCGAGGTCCGGAACCTCATCCGCTCGCTCGCCGCCGACGGCACCACGGTGTTCGTGTCGAGCCACCTGCTCGCCGAGATCGAGCAGGTCTGCACGCACGCCGCCGTGATGCGGAGCGGACGTCTCGTGGCGCAGGGGTCCCTCGACGACCTGCGCGCCACCGGTGGCCGGACCGTCACCGTGCGGACCCCGGACGTCGGCGAGGCCTCCTCGGTCCTCGTCCGGATCGGGCTCTCCCCCCGACGCGACGCCGGTTCGGACGCCCTCGTCGCGGACCTGCCCGCCGACCTCGAGCCCGAGACCGTGACGGCGGCGCTCGTCCGTGCCGACGTCCGCGTCCGGGGCATCGCGCTCGGTGGTGGCACCCTCGAGGACCTGTTCGTCGCGCTCACCGGGGAGGGCTTCGATGTCGCAGCCTGACACCGCGCGCCGGCCCAGACGACCGTTCGCCCTGCTCGGCTCCGAGCTCGCCCTGGTGTTCCGCCGTCGACGGACCTGGGCGATGCTCGGCGCGCTCGCCCTGGTGCCGGTGCTCATCGCGATCGCCGTCCGCCTGACGACCGACGGCGACCGGGGTGGCCCGGCGTTCCTCGGCGACATCACGAACAACGGCCTCTTCGTCGCCTTCACCGCCCTGACCGTGTCGATCCCGCTGTTCCTGCCGCTCACCGTCGGGGTGGTGTCGGGTGACACCGTCGCGGGCGAGGCGTCCCACGGCACGATCCGCTACCTGCTGGTGGCGCCGACCGGGCGGCTGCGCTTCGTGCTCGTCAAGTACGCGGGCGCCGTGGCGTT from Curtobacterium sp. SGAir0471 encodes:
- a CDS encoding GolD/DthD family dehydrogenase; amino-acid sequence: MTDAVDSATATGTANDTDFAAALRPGPRTVDLTNDLTGRTAVVTGGASGIGNAIAKAFASRGARVAIVDVRADASAAAAAELPAVAAGDHLGLACDVTDDGSVAAAVQQVVDAAGSIEVLVNCAGIVALDAAEDLDAGAWARTLDVNLTGTFRLAQAVGRHMLAAGTGRIVNIASQAAHVGLDRHAAYCASKAGVLGLTRVLALEWGGRGVTVNTVSPTVVLTDLGRAAWANEAGIRHQDEIPTGRFATPAEIAAAVLFLASDGAAMVNGADLRVDGGFTIR
- a CDS encoding zinc-binding dehydrogenase produces the protein MSTTTTETPAQGDAHPDIPNTMRAVVVHGPSDYRLEERPVPQPGPGELLLRTDAVGICASDLKCYHGAAKFWGDENRPAWAEADRIPGHEFVGTIVAGDDAALAKRGVTLGDRIACEQIVPCWECRYCLEGAYWMCAVHDMFGFKGFDGAMAEYVLVPAKALTHPVDRALPGQVAAFAEPLSCAFHAVERGDIRFGDTVVIAGAGPIGLSAIAGARQKNPLRIIALDVVDDKLALARKVGADLTINIAQEDAVARVKELTDGYGADVYIEATGHPSAVPQGLNLLRKLGTFVEYSVFKDAVSVDWSIISDDKELDVRGAHLGPHTWPAAIKLLESGTLPMDEICTHQFPLEDFQQALDLVGDSAGASVKVSIIPSLSAPTTSAPTASAARA
- a CDS encoding MFS transporter — its product is MSTTTARTTTAPTTTAARPEGRLDRMGIPRPLALGFVAVLVFMTGNGVESNFITPHMVAVLGSPEATVATIVTFYSLAALIGSYVSGALSDLIGPRRVMILGFAVWVVFEVLFLLALNVESVPFAAVAYALRGFGYPLFAFAFLVWVNITTPVERNGAAVGWFYVAFTGGLPTLGSLFAIGAIPVFGGGTVGETGAMIASIGLVVAGFLIMLFGVRLPNGFSRIAPAGESAWRVLTSGIRLTATRPKILMGFLVRLINTAPEFGMFVVLPAVIANDRGWGQSRWLLMTVCVYATNILVNALFGWVGDRIGWQRTVKWFGIVGSATGLVAWWYVPQLVPAGSDWGYVLSVVAGCVFGCLLAGFVPMGAIMPALAPEHKGAAMAMYTTAAGGAAFLGTGVVAAVFALGGGGQAVTWTFVGLYACAFVMIHFLDVPQGRPHRGTR
- a CDS encoding dihydroxyacetone kinase family protein; protein product: MTTIHDDPEDFAEDQLAGWLALYADRVRGVHGGVVALPTDGAERQVAVIVGGGSGHYPAFCGVVGPGFATGAVVGNVFTSPSAAQVYSVAKAADQGRGVVLSFGNYAGDTMNFGLAAERLRAEGIDTRIVVVTDDVASADEVTKRRGIAGDFSVFKAMGAAAAAGADLDEVERVGTAANAATRTIGVAFSGCTMPGATEPLFSVPDRHLGLGLGIHGEPGIQDVPVLPARELAALLVERVLAERPEGSGPRVAPILNGLGDTKYEELFLLWGRVLPLLEDAGLEVVEPEVGELVTSLDMGGCSLTLQFLDDELERYWRADAYTPAYRKVAAPVAALVPAAAVTEAAAEATVVPEATGASRRAAETARVAVEAMDVLLREQEETLGRIDAVAGDGDHGRGMVKGIGAARRAVEQTDREAGVAFVLGRAGEAWAASAGGTSGVLWGAALEAFGRALGDDTEHVDASDVVAAAQAFADSIVHLGGASRGDKTLLDALLPFVDELRSRVDEGADTAEAWQAAAEVAVEQAAATADLRPRVGRARPLAEKSVGTPDAGATSMGMVLTRIGEVLAVRARREGVDA
- a CDS encoding ribose-5-phosphate isomerase, giving the protein MTYRLVVGSDDAGFDYKEVIKRDLEADDRVASVVDVGVDADGHTAYPHVAVDAARMVADGEADRAILVCGTGLGVAISANKVPGIRAVTAHDSFSVERSVLSNDAQVLCMGQRVIGLELARRLAKEWLGYEFDTSSASAEKVAAICGYDGSVPVGVDGAVAPGR
- a CDS encoding LolA family protein; protein product: MKKSAWLPAAIAPVVVAGAIAAPVIANAAADPVAGTDPSAADVLASIASSRDAQYSGTLSQTSDLGLPELPSGSGGSSLEGEASDVLGLLTASHTARLYVGGKDEQRFQLTQQLAEQDVVRNGSDVWTWDSEERKAVHLTLPAGSDGPTAGATTPAQAAERAVAAITPSTRVSAPTMVRVAGHDAWQVTLTPRSDDTLVGSVRLAVDQQTGLPLRVTVTAAGQDDPAFQVGFTSLDYGAPDARLFDFTPPAGADVTTKDLSEAGQHRPSQHGQSQGAGVRPTVTGSGWDSIVELPTGDSDRTTRDPDASALLDQLTKPVDGGRALQTSLVSVYLTDDGRVLAGAVPVSALVAAAK
- a CDS encoding ABC transporter ATP-binding protein, yielding MAAPQPGEAARQSADAATELAVRTEGLVKVFRKQRAVDGIGLAVPRGSVFGFLGPNGSGKTTTIRMLLGLSSATSGTIELLGQPVPGALHEVLPRVGALVEGPAAYPYLSGRANLQRFDAADPSSDPRTRRDRVAAALDRVGLTHAADKKAHAYSLGMKQRLGLANALLAPRELLVLDEPTNGLDPQGTREVRNLIRSLAADGTTVFVSSHLLAEIEQVCTHAAVMRSGRLVAQGSLDDLRATGGRTVTVRTPDVGEASSVLVRIGLSPRRDAGSDALVADLPADLEPETVTAALVRADVRVRGIALGGGTLEDLFVALTGEGFDVAA